The following coding sequences are from one Halanaerobiales bacterium window:
- a CDS encoding TrkA C-terminal domain-containing protein, giving the protein GILAKDQDELKMIRLIVNDNSPVINKKLNEINLPLESVLVTILRGDKPIVPRGNTKILSGDLIVTLTKPEFEEELVDMFSPSQKKEKAN; this is encoded by the coding sequence GGGATTTTAGCAAAAGATCAGGATGAATTAAAAATGATAAGATTAATTGTAAATGATAATTCTCCTGTTATCAACAAAAAACTTAATGAAATTAATTTACCTTTAGAATCAGTCCTGGTGACTATTTTAAGAGGTGATAAACCAATTGTACCTAGAGGGAATACAAAAATATTATCTGGAGATTTAATTGTAACTTTAACAAAACCAGAATTTGAAGAAGAATTAGTAGATATGTTTAGTCCCAGTCAAAAGAAAGAAAAAGCAAATTAG
- a CDS encoding DUF554 domain-containing protein, whose protein sequence is MIGTIVNTAAIIAGGFLGNFLKGKFSSRIQETVMQGISLAVMLIGLKMAFSLDKNNGTILIIFSLVIGGIIGEVINIEKKLNNVGDWLREKVGDDEFFVQGFVQTSLIYCVGAMAIMGAIQDGLNSDPSLLYTKSLLDGTSSIAFAATYGIGVVFSAIPVFIYQGSITLLASYAQQILNDSMIMGMTATGGLLIFAIGLNIIKVAKIKVGNLLPSLLVAIILFGIF, encoded by the coding sequence ATGATTGGAACAATAGTAAACACAGCAGCGATTATAGCAGGAGGATTTTTAGGAAATTTTTTGAAGGGAAAATTTTCTTCAAGGATACAGGAAACTGTTATGCAGGGAATAAGTCTGGCTGTAATGTTAATTGGATTAAAAATGGCCTTTAGTCTTGATAAAAACAATGGCACTATATTGATAATTTTCAGCCTGGTTATAGGTGGAATTATTGGTGAGGTAATTAATATAGAAAAAAAATTAAATAATGTAGGAGATTGGTTACGGGAAAAAGTTGGGGATGATGAATTTTTTGTCCAGGGTTTTGTCCAGACAAGCCTTATTTATTGTGTTGGAGCAATGGCTATTATGGGAGCAATTCAAGATGGATTAAATAGTGATCCATCCCTTCTTTATACTAAATCTCTTTTAGATGGAACTTCTTCAATAGCTTTTGCAGCTACATATGGAATAGGGGTGGTTTTTTCTGCTATCCCAGTTTTTATTTATCAGGGTTCTATAACTCTTTTAGCTTCTTATGCCCAACAAATTCTCAATGATTCAATGATAATGGGAATGACAGCTACCGGAGGATTGTTGATTTTTGCGATTGGATTAAATATAATAAAAGTAGCGAAAATAAAAGTGGGAAATTTATTACCATCATTATTAGTTGCAATTATTCTTTTTGGTATTTTTTAA